One window of Bacillus sp. THAF10 genomic DNA carries:
- a CDS encoding hydrolase produces MERKTYYISIADGAISQNKTAASWDYQIQATDEEITKLREIFDQNYSSDWQGFWRAHIPYLQYHLDRSNDAYDNGLQLAFKMIYELGDEETKNHIRTQGLMDDIIE; encoded by the coding sequence ATGGAGCGAAAAACATATTACATATCTATTGCTGATGGTGCCATTTCGCAAAATAAAACGGCAGCGTCTTGGGACTATCAGATTCAAGCAACAGATGAAGAAATTACGAAGCTGAGGGAAATTTTTGACCAAAATTATTCCTCTGATTGGCAAGGCTTCTGGAGAGCGCATATACCGTATCTTCAGTATCATCTTGACAGATCAAATGATGCCTATGATAATGGGCTGCAACTGGCGTTTAAGATGATTTATGAGTTAGGTGACGAGGAGACAAAGAACCATATTCGAACACAAGGACTGATGGATGATATTATTGAGTGA
- a CDS encoding RAxF-45 family protein — protein sequence MLLSVRACTQYMAYLHICRAQIHDSAANGTGLSIFKQLNRNNR from the coding sequence ATGTTACTATCTGTTCGTGCTTGCACACAATACATGGCATACCTGCATATTTGTCGTGCGCAAATTCATGATTCAGCTGCTAACGGGACGGGTCTGTCCATTTTTAAGCAGCTGAATAGGAATAACAGATAG
- a CDS encoding ABC transporter substrate-binding protein, giving the protein MKGIKITLTLLLTFVVITALVACGGKKETIRIAEVTRSIFYAPQYVAIEKGFFEEEGLEIELTTTWGGDKTMTTLLADGADIALVGSETSIYVYAQGSNDPIINFAQLTQTDGTFLVARENLTDFKWEDLKGSTFLGQRKGGMPQMAGEFVLKKQGIDPQNDLDLIQNIDFANIASAFASGTGEFVQLFEPQASIFEAEGIGYIVASFGEESGHIPYTTFMAKDSFMKENPEAVEKFTRALYKAQLWVENNPASETAKVILPYFEDTSVELIETVVDRYKSQGSYATDPILDKEEWENLQDIMDTAGELPQYVEYETLVNTSIAEGVMEE; this is encoded by the coding sequence ATGAAAGGCATAAAAATCACGTTAACTTTACTTTTAACTTTTGTTGTCATCACCGCACTTGTTGCTTGCGGAGGCAAAAAAGAAACGATTCGGATTGCAGAGGTAACCCGGTCTATTTTTTATGCTCCCCAATATGTTGCCATTGAAAAAGGTTTTTTTGAAGAAGAAGGTTTAGAGATTGAATTAACGACCACTTGGGGCGGAGATAAAACGATGACGACGCTCCTAGCAGATGGTGCGGATATTGCATTAGTGGGCTCAGAAACCTCCATATATGTTTATGCGCAAGGCTCTAATGACCCAATCATTAACTTTGCCCAGTTAACACAAACAGATGGAACCTTCTTAGTTGCCAGAGAAAATTTGACAGATTTCAAATGGGAGGACCTAAAAGGCAGCACCTTCCTTGGACAGCGTAAAGGCGGCATGCCGCAAATGGCCGGGGAGTTTGTTCTAAAAAAACAGGGCATTGATCCACAAAATGATTTGGATTTAATTCAAAACATAGACTTTGCAAACATTGCAAGTGCCTTTGCTTCCGGCACAGGGGAGTTCGTCCAGTTATTCGAACCTCAAGCTAGTATTTTTGAAGCAGAAGGCATCGGCTACATTGTTGCTTCCTTTGGAGAGGAATCTGGCCACATCCCTTACACTACCTTCATGGCAAAAGACAGCTTTATGAAAGAAAACCCTGAAGCTGTGGAGAAGTTTACACGTGCGCTTTATAAAGCCCAGCTATGGGTGGAAAATAATCCAGCCTCTGAAACTGCAAAGGTAATCCTGCCATATTTTGAAGACACTTCTGTCGAACTAATTGAAACAGTAGTGGACCGTTATAAGAGTCAAGGGTCCTATGCTACTGATCCAATTCTTGACAAGGAAGAATGGGAGAATCTACAAGATATTATGGATACAGCTGGTGAGCTTCCACAATATGTGGAATATGAAACACTGGTTAATACCTCCATTGCAGAAGGGGTTATGGAAGAATAG
- the ytkD gene encoding RNA deprotection pyrophosphohydrolase, producing the protein MYEFDDIYHNRVMLSFDDHPFSKTPKHVWVICRYQDQWLLTSHKNRGLEFPGGKVEPGETAEQGAIREVKEETGGHISKMQYIGQYKVEGREKVIIKNVYFAKIDRLDKQSTYYETNGPVLIKHLPENIQKDNRFSFIMKDDVLTYCLEKVRRSS; encoded by the coding sequence ATGTATGAGTTTGACGATATTTATCACAATCGAGTAATGTTATCCTTTGATGATCATCCTTTTTCCAAAACACCCAAACATGTTTGGGTTATTTGCCGATATCAGGACCAATGGCTATTAACGAGTCACAAAAACAGAGGACTGGAATTTCCGGGCGGTAAGGTAGAGCCTGGGGAAACCGCAGAGCAAGGTGCAATAAGAGAAGTGAAGGAAGAAACAGGTGGACACATCTCAAAGATGCAATACATAGGACAGTACAAGGTTGAAGGCAGAGAAAAGGTCATTATAAAAAATGTTTATTTTGCCAAGATTGACAGGCTGGATAAGCAAAGTACATATTATGAAACAAATGGCCCCGTCCTCATTAAGCATTTGCCGGAAAATATTCAAAAAGACAATAGATTTAGTTTTATTATGAAAGATGATGTGCTAACCTATTGCCTGGAAAAAGTAAGAAGGAGCTCTTAA
- a CDS encoding S9 family peptidase — translation MIIEKKAFPSPSPTINVFMVTYYSEGLRVKGLMAEPKAEGKYDGFLYLRGGIKSVGQVRVGRIVQFASEGFVVMAPFYRGNQGGEGNEDFAGDDRTDAFSAFQLLKEHEKVRAGRIHVFGFSRGGVMALMTGIEFPETCSVVSWGGVSDMFLTYEERVDLRRMMKRVIGGTPNKYPERYEWRTPLFELDKLMAPILLIHGVKDTNVSVEHSYRLERCAKEHGKEVEAWYFEEFTHYFPPKENRRIVRELTEWMKGR, via the coding sequence ATGATTATCGAAAAGAAGGCTTTTCCTTCACCGAGTCCTACTATCAATGTATTTATGGTGACTTACTATAGTGAGGGTTTAAGGGTGAAAGGATTGATGGCTGAGCCTAAAGCAGAAGGGAAGTATGATGGTTTCCTATATTTAAGAGGAGGCATTAAAAGCGTTGGTCAGGTGCGGGTTGGCCGCATCGTTCAATTTGCCTCTGAAGGTTTTGTGGTGATGGCACCATTTTATCGTGGCAATCAAGGGGGAGAAGGGAATGAAGATTTCGCAGGAGATGATAGGACGGATGCGTTTTCTGCATTTCAGTTGTTGAAGGAGCATGAAAAGGTGCGGGCCGGTCGCATTCATGTGTTCGGCTTTTCACGCGGTGGGGTGATGGCACTAATGACCGGAATTGAATTTCCTGAAACGTGTTCTGTTGTCTCGTGGGGAGGCGTTTCCGATATGTTCCTTACCTATGAGGAGCGAGTGGACCTACGCAGAATGATGAAGCGGGTGATAGGGGGAACACCGAATAAGTATCCTGAGCGATATGAGTGGAGAACGCCACTTTTTGAGCTTGACAAGCTGATGGCTCCGATCCTGCTGATTCATGGTGTGAAGGATACGAATGTTTCGGTAGAGCATTCGTACCGTTTGGAGCGTTGTGCAAAGGAGCATGGAAAAGAAGTGGAAGCTTGGTACTTTGAGGAGTTTACGCATTACTTTCCGCCAAAAGAGAACAGGCGGATTGTGAGGGAGTTAACGGAGTGGATGAAAGGACGATAG
- a CDS encoding ABC transporter ATP-binding protein, whose translation MSLLSIRNIEHVYFTPERATKVLEDISLTVEEGEFISFLGPSGCGKTTLLSIIAGLLNPTVGSVFLREKPSKDCVSEIGYMLQQDYLFPWKTIEENVLIGLKITEKLNPDKRKKTLNLLNEMGLPEVEKLYPSQLSGGMRQRVALVRTLATEPQLLLLDEPFSALDYQTKLKLEDLVFTTLKAFQKTALLVTHDIGEAIAMSDRIILLKANPGRIAKTFVVPEEIRNTVPFEARQHEAYSSLFQKIWKELEQLEQQSQP comes from the coding sequence ATGAGTTTATTATCAATAAGAAATATTGAACATGTTTATTTTACACCCGAGAGAGCCACGAAGGTTCTTGAGGACATTAGCTTGACTGTAGAGGAAGGAGAATTCATCTCCTTTCTCGGCCCTAGTGGCTGTGGAAAAACCACCCTGTTGTCCATTATTGCAGGATTATTAAATCCTACGGTCGGCTCTGTTTTTCTAAGAGAAAAGCCTTCCAAGGATTGTGTGTCTGAGATCGGTTATATGCTTCAGCAGGACTATCTATTTCCATGGAAGACGATTGAAGAGAATGTATTAATCGGGTTAAAGATTACAGAAAAACTTAATCCTGACAAAAGAAAAAAGACATTGAATCTTCTAAATGAAATGGGGTTACCTGAAGTAGAAAAACTGTATCCATCACAGCTATCTGGAGGAATGAGGCAGCGGGTAGCGCTTGTCCGTACACTTGCCACGGAGCCTCAACTTTTGCTATTGGATGAACCATTTTCTGCTTTAGATTATCAAACGAAGCTAAAGCTTGAAGACCTAGTGTTCACTACATTAAAAGCTTTTCAAAAAACAGCATTGCTTGTTACCCATGATATCGGGGAAGCCATTGCGATGAGCGACAGGATTATTCTATTAAAGGCAAATCCAGGGCGAATTGCAAAAACCTTCGTTGTACCCGAAGAAATACGGAATACCGTACCTTTTGAGGCAAGGCAGCATGAAGCGTACTCCTCCTTGTTCCAAAAAATCTGGAAGGAGTTGGAGCAGCTTGAACAACAAAGCCAACCTTGA
- a CDS encoding holin family protein has translation MDKYHLLYFSLVSFIGSITSLMFGGFSKIFMFLVVFVVVDYITGIMAAYLEKKLSSRVGFRGIAKKVFIFALVSIAHVLDTIMGTNLIKDVTILFYLVNEFISIMENAAKLGVPIPNVLKKVIEAIKKKTDS, from the coding sequence ATGGACAAGTATCATTTATTGTACTTTAGTCTGGTATCATTTATTGGTTCTATTACATCTCTTATGTTCGGTGGATTTAGTAAAATTTTCATGTTTTTAGTGGTTTTTGTAGTAGTGGATTATATTACAGGAATCATGGCAGCTTATCTAGAGAAAAAACTCTCTAGTAGAGTAGGGTTTCGAGGAATAGCAAAGAAGGTTTTTATTTTTGCTCTTGTAAGCATTGCTCATGTTTTAGACACCATTATGGGAACAAACCTCATCAAGGATGTAACTATTTTATTTTATTTAGTAAATGAGTTCATTTCTATTATGGAAAATGCAGCTAAACTAGGTGTCCCGATTCCTAATGTGCTAAAAAAAGTAATAGAAGCGATAAAAAAGAAAACAGATTCGTAA
- the pckA gene encoding phosphoenolpyruvate carboxykinase (ATP) — MKTVGIDNGLTKLVYGSNVQVQLSVPQLVEKVLSRNEGSLTSTGAVVATTGKYTGRSPKDKFIVEEAISKEKIDWGSVNTPISEEVFDALYHKVLSYLEQKDEIFVFKGFAGADEKYQLPIQVINEFAWHNLFAQQLFIRPDEEQLAKHETAFSVISAPNFKADPAVDGTNSEAFIIISFSKRIVLIGGTEYAGEMKKSIFSVMNYLLPENGIMPMHCSANVGREGDVALFFGLSGTGKTTLSADPNRKLIGDDEHGWSNTGVFNIEGGCYAKCIGLTREKEPQIFDAIRFGSVLENVVIDGQSRLADYDNSTLTENTRAAYSLDAMTNIVQPSIAGHPTTIVFLTADATGVLPPISKLSKEQAMFHFLSGYTSKLAGTERGITSPQATFSTCFGSPFLPLPATTYAEMLGQKIDEHNVQVYLVNTGWTGGGYGVGSRMKLSYTRSMVQAALEGDLTNAEVAQDPYFGVSVPMHVPGVPDEVLQPMKTWHDEAKYDTAARELAGKFKNNFKKFENVPGEVLELGGPTV, encoded by the coding sequence ATGAAAACGGTTGGTATCGATAATGGGTTGACAAAATTAGTTTACGGAAGCAATGTTCAGGTACAGCTGTCTGTTCCTCAATTAGTGGAGAAAGTCTTAAGCCGAAACGAAGGCAGCTTAACATCAACTGGTGCTGTCGTGGCAACGACTGGCAAATACACGGGTCGCTCCCCTAAAGATAAGTTTATTGTGGAAGAAGCAATCAGTAAAGAAAAAATTGACTGGGGTAGTGTAAATACTCCTATTTCTGAAGAAGTTTTTGACGCTTTATATCATAAAGTACTTTCATACTTAGAACAAAAGGATGAAATTTTTGTCTTCAAAGGCTTCGCTGGTGCAGATGAGAAGTATCAATTACCAATCCAAGTTATCAATGAATTTGCATGGCACAACCTTTTCGCACAACAATTGTTCATTCGTCCAGATGAAGAACAGCTGGCAAAACATGAAACCGCATTCAGCGTCATTTCTGCCCCAAATTTTAAAGCAGACCCAGCTGTAGATGGTACTAACTCTGAAGCTTTCATTATCATTTCCTTCAGCAAGCGTATTGTCCTGATCGGTGGTACAGAGTATGCAGGAGAAATGAAAAAGTCCATTTTCTCTGTAATGAACTACTTACTACCTGAAAACGGCATCATGCCAATGCACTGTTCTGCAAATGTTGGTCGTGAAGGTGATGTCGCCCTATTCTTCGGTTTATCCGGTACTGGTAAAACAACCTTATCCGCTGACCCTAACCGTAAGCTTATTGGAGACGATGAGCACGGATGGTCAAACACTGGTGTGTTTAATATCGAGGGTGGCTGCTATGCAAAATGCATCGGGTTAACTCGTGAAAAAGAACCACAAATTTTCGATGCCATCCGCTTTGGATCTGTTTTAGAAAATGTGGTCATTGACGGTCAATCTCGTCTCGCTGATTATGATAACTCTACCTTAACTGAAAATACACGTGCTGCGTACTCCCTTGATGCGATGACAAACATTGTTCAACCAAGTATCGCAGGACACCCAACTACTATCGTATTCTTAACTGCTGATGCGACAGGCGTACTGCCTCCAATCAGCAAACTTTCTAAAGAACAAGCAATGTTCCACTTCTTAAGTGGATATACAAGTAAGCTAGCAGGAACAGAGCGTGGCATTACGTCTCCACAAGCAACCTTCTCAACCTGCTTTGGCTCTCCATTCCTTCCGCTACCAGCAACAACCTATGCGGAAATGCTTGGTCAAAAAATTGACGAGCACAACGTACAAGTATATCTAGTAAACACTGGTTGGACTGGTGGAGGCTATGGAGTTGGAAGCCGCATGAAGCTTTCTTACACAAGATCTATGGTGCAAGCAGCTCTAGAAGGAGACCTTACGAATGCGGAAGTAGCACAAGACCCATACTTTGGTGTGAGTGTCCCAATGCACGTTCCTGGTGTACCTGATGAAGTGTTACAGCCTATGAAAACATGGCATGATGAAGCAAAATATGACACTGCTGCTCGTGAGCTAGCTGGAAAGTTCAAAAACAACTTCAAAAAGTTTGAGAACGTTCCAGGTGAAGTGCTTGAGCTTGGTGGACCCACTGTATAA
- the metK gene encoding methionine adenosyltransferase: protein MTKQRRLFTSESVTEGHPDKICDQISDSILDAILTNDPNARVACETSVTTGLVLVAGEITTSTYVDIPKIVRETIQGIGYTRAKYGFDAETCAVLTSIDEQSADIAMGVDQALEAREGQMTDAEIEAIGAGDQGLMFGFACNETKELMPLPISLAHKLSRRLTEVRKDDVLPYLRPDGKTQVTVEYDENDKPVRIDTIVISTQHHPEVSLDRIQRNIKEYVIKPVVPAELIDENTKYFINPTGRFVIGGPQGDAGLTGRKIIVDTYGGYARHGGGAFSGKDATKVDRSGAYAARYVAKNIVASGLADKCEVQLAYAIGVAQPVSIAVDTFGTGKVSEEKLVELVRNNFDLRPAGIIKMLDLRRPIYKQTAAYGHFGRNDLDLPWEQTDKADTLKEQANA from the coding sequence ATGACTAAGCAACGTCGTTTATTTACTTCTGAGTCCGTAACGGAAGGACATCCGGATAAAATTTGTGACCAAATTTCTGATTCTATTCTAGATGCTATCCTGACAAATGATCCAAACGCACGTGTGGCGTGTGAAACATCTGTCACAACAGGATTGGTATTAGTTGCTGGAGAAATTACAACTTCTACTTATGTAGATATCCCAAAAATCGTACGTGAAACCATTCAAGGTATTGGTTACACGCGTGCAAAATATGGTTTTGATGCAGAAACTTGTGCAGTTTTAACTTCCATTGATGAGCAATCTGCAGATATCGCAATGGGTGTTGACCAAGCGTTAGAAGCGCGTGAAGGCCAAATGACTGATGCGGAAATCGAAGCAATCGGTGCTGGTGACCAAGGTTTAATGTTCGGATTTGCGTGCAATGAAACAAAAGAATTAATGCCGCTTCCAATCTCTCTTGCTCACAAGCTATCTCGTCGTTTAACAGAAGTAAGAAAAGATGATGTTCTTCCTTACTTACGTCCTGATGGAAAAACGCAAGTAACGGTAGAGTATGATGAAAACGATAAGCCTGTTCGCATCGACACCATCGTTATTTCTACGCAACACCACCCAGAGGTTTCTCTAGACCGTATTCAACGCAACATTAAAGAGTACGTGATTAAGCCTGTCGTACCTGCTGAGTTAATTGATGAGAACACAAAATACTTCATTAACCCAACTGGCCGTTTCGTAATTGGTGGACCTCAAGGGGACGCTGGTTTAACAGGACGTAAAATCATCGTTGATACGTACGGTGGATATGCTCGTCACGGTGGGGGAGCATTCTCTGGTAAGGATGCAACAAAAGTGGACCGCTCTGGTGCTTACGCTGCTCGTTATGTAGCGAAAAACATTGTAGCAAGCGGATTAGCTGACAAATGTGAAGTTCAATTAGCATACGCAATTGGTGTAGCACAACCAGTTTCCATTGCCGTTGATACATTTGGAACTGGCAAAGTTTCTGAAGAGAAGCTAGTGGAGCTTGTACGTAATAACTTCGACCTTCGTCCAGCTGGAATCATCAAAATGCTAGACCTTCGTCGTCCTATCTACAAGCAAACAGCTGCTTACGGACATTTTGGCCGTAACGATCTTGACCTTCCTTGGGAGCAAACAGACAAAGCTGACACACTGAAAGAGCAAGCAAACGCATAA
- the abc-f gene encoding ribosomal protection-like ABC-F family protein produces MMICTLNNISKSFAGSLVFDNISLEIHEHERIGLVGRNGSGKTTIFQLISGFEAPDKGAIHIKKGTKIGYLAQIPSFPSNTTGEEVLRSAFAETVELQSKLRALEEQMTMVTEEYQLNKIMQEYGILQDRFGFLGGYEMEATISRIANGLKITDLLPQPFSTLSGGEQTKICLGYILLQNPDVLLLDEPTNHLDIFAVEWLEQYLKEYPGTVVTISHDRYFLDEVATKILDLDDGEVHVYHTNYSGFVKEKEERLLLEFAAYQEQQKKIKKMKEAIKRLKEWANQSNPPNAAMHRRAKSMEKALDRIEKLKRPTLEKKTMGLQFDGGDRSGKDVVVLERVGKSFGNKRLFQEINLAIYFQERAAIIGQNGSGKSTLLKIMLGDLPSDSGHVQLGSNVKIGYLSQHVYEDNPNQTLIEAFREDISITLEQARHVLAKFLFYGSAVFKKVENLSGGEKMRLRLAQLMHQDINLLILDEPTNHLDIDSREVLEDALEDFDGTILAVSHDRYFLNKFFEKTCWLEEGKLTIYEGNYQYAKQKREEKLSLIVTERQERKKKISVSPKRKITPEPSLECLEQQLEKIEHDILLIEEKMSVEQDLETLQHLQQELESMVAQQEQIYQKLEEVI; encoded by the coding sequence ATGATGATTTGTACGTTAAATAATATATCGAAAAGCTTTGCAGGGAGCCTTGTTTTTGACAATATTTCTCTAGAGATACATGAACATGAGCGCATTGGATTGGTAGGCAGAAACGGTAGTGGCAAAACGACCATCTTTCAACTAATTAGTGGATTCGAAGCCCCTGATAAAGGAGCCATTCACATAAAAAAAGGCACCAAAATTGGATACCTGGCACAAATTCCTTCCTTTCCTTCTAATACAACTGGTGAGGAGGTATTACGCTCTGCATTTGCAGAAACGGTAGAGCTTCAATCAAAGCTCCGTGCCTTGGAAGAACAAATGACGATGGTAACAGAAGAATACCAGTTGAATAAAATCATGCAGGAGTATGGTATTTTACAAGATCGCTTTGGGTTTTTAGGTGGATACGAAATGGAAGCGACCATCTCACGGATAGCAAATGGCCTTAAAATAACCGATCTTCTCCCTCAACCTTTTTCCACGTTAAGTGGCGGAGAACAGACAAAAATCTGTCTCGGTTATATTCTGCTCCAAAATCCTGATGTGTTGCTATTAGATGAGCCAACCAATCACCTGGACATCTTTGCTGTGGAATGGTTGGAGCAATATCTGAAAGAATACCCTGGTACGGTAGTGACCATCTCCCATGATCGATATTTTCTTGACGAAGTTGCCACAAAGATATTGGATTTAGACGATGGTGAAGTACATGTATATCACACAAACTACTCTGGTTTTGTTAAGGAAAAAGAAGAACGTTTACTACTGGAGTTTGCCGCCTATCAAGAACAACAGAAAAAAATCAAAAAGATGAAAGAAGCGATTAAAAGATTAAAAGAATGGGCCAATCAAAGCAACCCGCCAAACGCCGCCATGCACCGTCGTGCCAAAAGCATGGAAAAGGCATTAGATAGGATAGAAAAGCTTAAGCGCCCTACACTGGAAAAGAAAACAATGGGACTTCAGTTTGATGGAGGCGATCGTAGCGGCAAGGACGTGGTTGTTCTAGAAAGAGTGGGGAAATCATTTGGCAATAAAAGGCTGTTTCAAGAAATTAATCTTGCCATTTATTTTCAAGAAAGAGCGGCAATAATTGGGCAAAACGGCTCTGGAAAATCCACGCTTCTAAAAATAATGCTCGGTGACCTTCCCTCAGACAGTGGTCATGTTCAACTTGGTAGCAACGTGAAAATTGGTTATCTGTCTCAGCATGTGTATGAAGATAACCCTAATCAAACGCTAATCGAGGCATTTAGGGAAGACATTTCTATCACACTAGAACAAGCAAGACATGTGCTGGCCAAATTTTTGTTTTATGGAAGTGCTGTATTTAAAAAGGTAGAAAATTTGAGTGGTGGGGAAAAAATGAGACTTCGACTGGCACAACTGATGCATCAAGACATAAACCTGTTGATATTAGATGAACCCACCAACCATCTGGATATCGATTCAAGGGAAGTACTTGAAGATGCTTTGGAGGACTTTGATGGTACCATCCTTGCTGTTTCTCATGACAGGTATTTTTTAAATAAATTCTTCGAAAAAACATGCTGGCTAGAGGAAGGTAAGCTAACTATCTACGAAGGAAATTATCAGTATGCGAAGCAAAAACGGGAGGAAAAACTCTCCCTTATAGTGACTGAGCGACAAGAACGTAAAAAGAAAATCAGTGTTTCTCCAAAACGAAAAATAACTCCAGAGCCTTCATTAGAATGCTTGGAGCAACAATTAGAGAAGATAGAACATGACATTCTGCTAATTGAGGAAAAGATGAGTGTGGAACAGGATTTAGAAACTCTGCAGCATTTACAGCAAGAGCTGGAATCTATGGTAGCTCAGCAGGAACAAATTTATCAAAAGCTTGAAGAAGTAATATAG
- a CDS encoding ABC transporter permease: MNNKANLEQLHHGYLKQRKKTSYKVRLYQLIIFLTFFSFWELAGKYSWINPLLFSYPSRIWNLFLAKIQDGTLLSNISITLTETVFGFILGTLAGTILAAILWWSPMTSRVLEPYLVILNAMPKVALGPILIVAIGPNMGSIITMGAIISVIITTIVVYTAFKEVDDNYLKVLRTFGASRKQLFQQVVLPASYPTIISTLKVNVGLAWVGVIVGEFLVSSKGLGYMIIYGFQVFNFTLVLLSLLIIAVFATIMYQLVEFLEKKLVKHH; encoded by the coding sequence TTGAACAACAAAGCCAACCTTGAACAATTGCATCATGGCTACCTGAAACAAAGAAAGAAAACGTCCTATAAGGTGCGTCTTTATCAGTTGATTATTTTTCTTACGTTTTTTTCTTTTTGGGAGCTTGCGGGAAAATACAGCTGGATTAATCCATTATTGTTTAGCTACCCAAGCAGGATTTGGAACCTCTTTCTTGCAAAAATTCAAGATGGGACACTTTTATCCAATATAAGTATCACCCTAACGGAAACGGTCTTTGGGTTTATTTTAGGAACGCTTGCAGGAACCATACTCGCAGCGATCCTTTGGTGGTCACCGATGACCTCAAGAGTCCTAGAGCCCTACCTCGTAATTTTAAATGCGATGCCAAAAGTAGCACTTGGCCCAATTCTAATTGTCGCGATTGGTCCGAATATGGGTTCCATCATCACCATGGGAGCGATTATCTCTGTTATTATTACAACAATTGTGGTGTACACTGCTTTTAAGGAAGTCGATGATAACTATTTGAAAGTACTGCGAACATTCGGCGCTTCTAGAAAACAGCTGTTTCAGCAGGTCGTCCTGCCCGCCTCCTATCCTACCATCATATCGACCTTGAAGGTAAATGTTGGCCTTGCTTGGGTTGGGGTAATTGTTGGGGAATTTTTAGTAAGTTCCAAGGGGCTTGGGTACATGATTATTTACGGTTTTCAGGTCTTTAATTTCACCTTGGTACTTCTTAGCCTCTTAATCATTGCCGTTTTTGCCACCATTATGTATCAACTAGTTGAATTTTTAGAGAAAAAGCTTGTAAAGCATCATTAA
- a CDS encoding glycosyltransferase family 1 protein, whose product MKIAIFTDTFTPEVNGVAKTLKRFTTYLDSKGIEYRVFAPESPSKDLFSSQVHRFASLPFFLYPECRLAIPNMLSVKTELLKFQPDLIHVATPFNIGLCGLHYAKKLNIPVVGSYHTDFDKYLDYYDLPFLTKVLWSYMRWFHRPLRKIFVPSTSTQDHLRKHGFTNTSIWPRGVDCSIFQPTHSSNHLKNKYHIKEKYVLSYVGRLAPEKDIALLPEIQAALPASIRHDVHWLLVGDGPLKQELHKKAPPNITFAGFQSGDGLSEIYAGSDLFVFPSATETFGNVVLESLASGTPVVGADAGGVRTIIQQGVTGHLCKPKDVSSFAAAIHSLLSDHEKRDQMSIAGRQYALEQSWDAIFEKLLKDYESALMEEKLQGLA is encoded by the coding sequence ATGAAAATTGCTATTTTTACAGACACATTTACCCCTGAAGTAAACGGAGTCGCAAAAACCTTAAAAAGATTTACTACCTATCTGGATAGTAAAGGCATTGAATACCGAGTGTTTGCTCCAGAAAGCCCTAGTAAGGATTTATTTTCAAGTCAGGTCCACCGATTTGCTAGTTTACCGTTTTTCTTATACCCAGAATGTCGACTTGCTATACCAAACATGCTCTCTGTCAAAACAGAGCTACTGAAATTTCAACCTGATCTCATCCATGTTGCCACCCCCTTTAATATCGGACTTTGCGGATTACACTATGCAAAAAAACTCAACATTCCGGTAGTGGGTTCCTATCATACCGATTTTGACAAATACCTCGACTACTATGACCTTCCATTTCTCACGAAGGTATTATGGAGCTATATGCGCTGGTTTCATCGACCACTTCGGAAGATTTTTGTTCCATCTACCTCTACACAGGATCACCTTAGAAAACATGGCTTTACCAATACTTCTATCTGGCCAAGAGGAGTGGACTGCTCCATTTTTCAACCTACCCATTCATCCAATCATTTGAAAAACAAATATCATATTAAGGAAAAATATGTGCTCTCCTATGTTGGTAGGCTTGCACCTGAAAAGGACATTGCACTTTTGCCTGAAATTCAAGCAGCACTACCTGCCTCCATTCGTCATGATGTTCACTGGCTACTCGTTGGGGACGGTCCATTAAAACAGGAGCTTCACAAAAAAGCTCCTCCGAACATCACTTTTGCAGGCTTTCAATCTGGGGATGGCCTTTCAGAAATTTATGCGGGTTCGGACCTATTCGTTTTCCCTTCAGCTACCGAAACCTTTGGAAATGTGGTGCTAGAATCTTTAGCATCAGGTACCCCGGTAGTCGGTGCAGATGCTGGGGGAGTAAGAACAATCATTCAACAAGGAGTAACAGGGCATCTTTGTAAACCAAAAGACGTATCATCCTTTGCCGCTGCCATTCATAGTCTTCTAAGTGATCATGAAAAACGTGATCAAATGAGTATTGCCGGTAGACAGTATGCTTTAGAGCAATCCTGGGACGCAATTTTTGAAAAGTTATTGAAGGACTACGAATCAGCACTGATGGAAGAAAAACTTCAAGGTCTTGCCTAA